One Halioglobus japonicus DNA segment encodes these proteins:
- the arsC gene encoding arsenate reductase (glutaredoxin) (This arsenate reductase requires both glutathione and glutaredoxin to convert arsenate to arsenite, after which the efflux transporter formed by ArsA and ArsB can extrude the arsenite from the cell, providing resistance.), with translation MSEFTIYHNPRCSKSRNTLALLEENGIEPEVLLYLETQPDEAEIRALLSKLDLTAAQLVRKGEDAYKENGLSKDSSDADIVTAMASHPKLIERPIVVRGDQAVLGRPPENVLGLIN, from the coding sequence ATGAGCGAATTCACCATTTACCACAACCCGCGCTGTTCCAAGTCGCGTAACACCCTGGCGCTGTTGGAGGAAAATGGCATAGAGCCTGAAGTGTTGCTCTATTTGGAGACTCAGCCCGACGAGGCCGAAATCCGCGCTCTCCTGTCCAAGCTCGATCTCACGGCAGCGCAGCTGGTGCGCAAGGGCGAGGATGCCTACAAAGAGAACGGCTTGAGTAAAGATTCCAGTGACGCAGACATTGTTACGGCGATGGCGAGCCACCCCAAACTGATCGAGCGCCCGATTGTGGTTCGCGGCGATCAGGCTGTGTTGGGCCGCCCTCCTGAAAACGTTTTGGGCCTCATCAACTGA
- a CDS encoding TlpA family protein disulfide reductase, translated as MKTLATLFLAIVVAACSAEPPAESQALKLENYKGQWLVINYWAEWCKPCIKEIPELNALDAKYPQVAVLGVNYDGATGVPLAKQVKELGIEFPIVAKDPAALLGVERPVVLPATFILNPDGQLVHSLVGPQTLEALAMATGQVAVPVEDPASTETSELP; from the coding sequence GTGAAGACCCTCGCCACCCTATTCCTCGCCATCGTGGTCGCCGCCTGTAGCGCAGAACCTCCCGCCGAATCCCAGGCGCTAAAGCTGGAAAATTACAAAGGCCAGTGGCTCGTTATCAATTACTGGGCGGAGTGGTGCAAACCCTGTATCAAGGAGATTCCGGAGCTGAACGCTCTCGATGCCAAGTACCCGCAGGTAGCGGTGCTGGGCGTCAATTATGACGGCGCAACCGGTGTCCCCCTCGCCAAGCAGGTCAAGGAGTTGGGGATTGAATTTCCCATTGTGGCCAAAGACCCAGCCGCACTGCTGGGTGTAGAGCGCCCCGTGGTTCTGCCCGCCACATTCATTCTCAATCCCGATGGCCAACTGGTTCACAGCCTAGTAGGCCCGCAGACGCTGGAAGCGCTGGCCATGGCCACGGGCCAGGTGGCGGTGCCGGTTGAAGACCCTGCCTCAACAGAGACCAGCGAACTGCCCTGA
- a CDS encoding YihY family inner membrane protein, giving the protein MHNNPMQPYQDILRGAWRRTRYLLSRFKEDRCSENAAALTYMSLFAMVPLLTVLYTMASAIPTFQGLEEQMQEFLFQHLMPDTSSEVETYLSEFSRQAKNLTGPGIVFLVITAVLMLRNIEKAFNLIWRARENRSSVSSFLLYWAVLSLAPVALGLALGISTYLASFSHVLDEYDIFGAKAVLLKVSPLVLSTLSFTLLYIAVPNCRVPFKHTLVGGLATALAFHAARAVFTDLVVGSSYTFIYGAFAAVPLFLLWIYLSWNIVLMGGILVHSLSAYQDEEQACRPNVLKALDVLYLFWTRQQAGDTVRETELLNNSHLVTRGLDSVTWRELRDILIEQQVITQSDRGHYLLARDLHSVPFWQLKTWVNDEQPLEREDITADMNWQENAYRLLRGQRHQQRELMHMSLVELYQQ; this is encoded by the coding sequence ATGCATAATAACCCGATGCAACCGTATCAGGACATTCTGCGTGGGGCCTGGCGAAGAACTCGCTACCTGCTCTCGCGCTTCAAGGAAGACCGCTGTTCAGAGAACGCTGCGGCACTGACCTACATGAGCCTGTTTGCCATGGTGCCCCTGCTCACCGTGCTGTACACCATGGCCTCCGCAATTCCCACGTTCCAGGGACTGGAAGAGCAAATGCAGGAATTTTTGTTCCAGCATCTTATGCCCGACACCAGCTCCGAGGTGGAAACCTATCTGAGCGAGTTTTCCCGCCAGGCCAAGAATCTCACTGGGCCGGGTATTGTCTTTCTGGTCATTACCGCCGTGCTGATGCTGCGCAACATCGAGAAGGCCTTCAACCTGATCTGGCGGGCCCGCGAAAATCGCAGTTCGGTTTCCAGCTTCCTGCTCTACTGGGCCGTACTCAGCCTGGCACCGGTGGCATTGGGCCTGGCACTGGGCATAAGCACTTATCTCGCGTCGTTTTCCCATGTACTCGACGAGTACGACATATTTGGTGCCAAGGCGGTCCTGCTGAAAGTCTCGCCGTTAGTTCTCAGCACACTGTCGTTCACGCTACTTTACATTGCCGTACCCAATTGCCGGGTGCCCTTTAAGCACACGCTGGTTGGCGGCCTCGCGACAGCGCTGGCTTTCCACGCTGCCCGTGCCGTATTCACCGACCTGGTGGTGGGCTCAAGCTATACGTTTATCTATGGCGCTTTCGCTGCAGTGCCGCTTTTTCTGTTGTGGATATACCTGTCGTGGAACATCGTGCTGATGGGCGGCATTCTGGTACACAGCCTGTCGGCCTACCAGGACGAAGAACAGGCCTGCCGGCCGAATGTGTTAAAGGCCCTCGATGTGCTGTACCTGTTCTGGACCAGGCAGCAGGCGGGCGACACCGTGCGCGAAACCGAGCTGCTCAACAACAGCCATCTCGTCACCCGCGGCCTGGACAGCGTCACCTGGCGCGAACTGCGCGACATCCTGATCGAACAACAGGTCATCACCCAAAGCGATCGCGGTCACTACCTGCTCGCACGCGATCTGCACTCGGTGCCCTTCTGGCAACTGAAAACCTGGGTTAACGATGAACAACCCCTGGAGCGGGAAGACATTACTGCCGACATGAACTGGCAGGAAAACGCCTACCGTCTGCTGCGCGGCCAGCGTCACCAGCAGCGGGAACTGATGCACATGAGCCTAGTGGAGTTATATCAACAGTGA
- a CDS encoding efflux RND transporter periplasmic adaptor subunit produces MASIKKQTLVSALLLGGAATIAAILFLNRPPAQMAEPEYRPVTIDVAVAVKETINVHVQAQGTVTPLRETALLSEVSGRIIETAENFLVGGFVSKGDVLMRIDPRDYQTDLLRAQASVESAESNLAQEKGRAEVALREWQKLPANAQRSQEAKDLYLRKPQLEQAEAQLLAAMADLNTARDRLERTVIKAPYNAIIRSKDSELGQFVGAGTRLAAVFSVDQAEVRLPIPQSKLDYLALPGVSGYDDGASIDLYTDVAGEVKHWPARLHRTEGVFDERSRVLYTVARVDDPYALNTPDREPLRLGTFVNADISGRNFDDIVALPRYILRAGNLVWVIDEDNLLRNRRVEVLRTGGDTIYVGAGLDDGDRVSLTSLDASLIGTKVEINSSTDSDVLNGGGEPVIPEETPEDVFEAPLESTLEDTLEPIAAAVAE; encoded by the coding sequence GTGGCTTCCATCAAAAAACAAACGCTAGTTTCTGCCTTGCTGCTTGGCGGTGCCGCTACCATCGCGGCCATACTTTTCCTGAACCGCCCCCCGGCGCAAATGGCCGAGCCCGAGTATCGGCCGGTAACCATTGATGTCGCCGTGGCCGTCAAGGAAACCATTAATGTTCACGTTCAGGCGCAGGGAACGGTGACCCCGCTGCGTGAAACGGCGTTGCTGTCGGAAGTCTCCGGACGCATTATCGAAACGGCCGAAAACTTCCTCGTGGGTGGATTCGTCTCCAAGGGCGATGTGCTCATGCGTATCGACCCCCGCGATTACCAGACCGACCTGCTCCGCGCCCAGGCCTCTGTAGAGTCTGCCGAGAGCAACCTGGCCCAGGAAAAGGGCCGTGCTGAAGTCGCCCTGCGCGAGTGGCAGAAACTGCCCGCCAATGCCCAGCGCAGTCAGGAAGCCAAGGACCTGTACCTCCGCAAACCCCAGTTGGAACAAGCCGAGGCTCAGTTGCTGGCAGCCATGGCTGACCTGAACACGGCGCGCGATCGCCTCGAACGCACCGTGATCAAAGCGCCCTACAACGCGATCATTCGCAGCAAGGACAGCGAACTGGGACAATTTGTCGGCGCCGGCACCCGTCTCGCCGCCGTATTCTCTGTCGACCAGGCCGAGGTGCGACTGCCCATTCCCCAGAGCAAGCTCGATTATCTGGCCCTGCCGGGTGTGTCTGGCTACGACGATGGCGCCAGCATCGATCTCTACACCGACGTAGCCGGTGAGGTAAAGCATTGGCCTGCGCGCCTGCATCGCACCGAAGGTGTGTTTGATGAACGCTCCCGAGTGCTTTACACCGTGGCCCGCGTCGATGATCCCTACGCCCTCAACACCCCCGATCGTGAGCCTCTGCGACTGGGCACGTTCGTGAACGCCGATATTTCAGGTCGTAACTTCGACGACATCGTCGCCCTGCCCCGTTATATTCTGCGCGCCGGTAATCTGGTCTGGGTCATCGACGAAGACAATCTGCTGCGCAACCGCAGAGTCGAAGTTCTGCGTACCGGCGGCGACACCATTTACGTTGGCGCCGGTCTGGATGACGGCGATCGTGTCTCGCTGACGTCGCTTGACGCGTCACTCATTGGCACCAAGGTAGAGATCAACTCCAGCACCGATAGCGATGTACTCAATGGCGGCGGTGAACCTGTCATTCCGGAAGAAACGCCGGAGGACGTTTTTGAGGCCCCCCTGGAAAGTACACTCGAAGACACGCTCGAGCCTATTGCAGCGGCGGTCGCTGAATGA
- a CDS encoding mechanosensitive ion channel family protein: protein MDMNSVLDVYILPWGIKIALALAIFIVGRALVSSVVGVADKFMRGRGMDDILVKFLCSILRWVLLLFVVIAALSQLGIDTTSLVALLGAAGLAIGLSLQSSLSNFASGVMLIIFRPFTKGHFVEVAGTSGSVDAISIFTTTLTTPDNKEVIVPNGAVLGNNIVNYSARPTRRVDMVFGIGYDDDLKKAKEILEAIVAADERVLAEPAPVVALGELADSSVNFLVRPWVNAEDYWGVLWDTTEAVKLKFDESGISIPYPQMDIHMDQANSAD from the coding sequence ATGGATATGAATTCTGTCTTGGACGTTTACATTCTCCCCTGGGGAATCAAAATTGCGCTAGCGCTGGCCATTTTCATCGTCGGTCGCGCGCTGGTATCCAGCGTTGTCGGCGTTGCCGACAAGTTTATGCGTGGCCGCGGCATGGACGACATTCTGGTGAAGTTCCTGTGCTCTATTCTGCGCTGGGTTCTTCTTCTGTTCGTTGTTATTGCCGCGCTCAGCCAGTTGGGCATCGACACCACCTCACTGGTGGCCCTGCTCGGTGCAGCCGGTCTCGCCATTGGCCTGTCGCTGCAATCCTCGCTGTCGAACTTCGCCTCCGGCGTAATGCTGATTATTTTCCGTCCGTTTACCAAGGGGCACTTTGTGGAAGTCGCCGGTACTTCAGGTTCGGTGGATGCGATCAGCATTTTCACAACCACGCTGACAACGCCGGATAACAAGGAAGTGATTGTTCCCAATGGCGCTGTGCTGGGTAACAATATCGTCAACTACTCTGCCCGGCCCACACGTCGGGTCGATATGGTCTTTGGTATCGGCTATGACGATGACCTGAAAAAGGCCAAGGAAATCCTCGAAGCCATCGTCGCCGCCGACGAACGTGTGCTGGCCGAACCCGCACCGGTGGTTGCCCTGGGCGAGCTCGCAGATTCCAGTGTTAATTTCCTGGTACGGCCCTGGGTGAACGCTGAGGACTACTGGGGGGTACTGTGGGACACCACCGAGGCGGTGAAGCTGAAGTTCGACGAATCCGGTATCAGCATTCCCTACCCGCAGATGGACATTCACATGGATCAGGCCAACAGCGCCGACTGA
- a CDS encoding diacylglycerol kinase family protein gives MRWLSQRVISFGHALRGVKTLLAEPHAQIHLSATVVVVALGWLVELSRSDWQVLVLTIAIVWLAEGLNTALEHLCDAAVPDHHPLIGKAKDVAAASVLVTALGAVIIGALLFLPYLT, from the coding sequence TTGCGTTGGCTTTCGCAGCGGGTAATCAGCTTTGGCCACGCACTGCGTGGCGTCAAGACGCTGCTGGCTGAACCCCATGCCCAGATTCACCTGTCCGCTACCGTGGTAGTGGTGGCGCTGGGGTGGCTGGTGGAGCTGAGCCGCAGCGACTGGCAGGTCCTGGTATTGACGATCGCAATCGTGTGGTTGGCGGAGGGGCTTAACACTGCGCTGGAGCATCTATGCGATGCTGCCGTGCCTGACCACCACCCGTTGATCGGCAAGGCCAAGGACGTGGCTGCCGCCAGTGTTCTGGTCACGGCACTGGGTGCCGTGATCATTGGCGCGCTGCTTTTCCTTCCCTATCTGACCTAA
- the sppA gene encoding signal peptide peptidase SppA, translating into MSKPSLIRRFFGGIWKAITWVRLGLANLLFLAMLAIIYFVYFGGGPEPLPEKAALLLNPVGSIVDQKRPVDPMVALVGEQGPADREVLLQDVIDAIEAAAEDPAINAMVMELGGLAGLGISRTGEIGKALEAFKATGKPIAARADFYTQNQYLLASYADEIIAHPLGGVAIEGFSSYHNYYLEALEKLSVDMHVFRRGKHKSAVEPFMRNDMSPIEKEATQVWLDDIWGHYTAQVEARRELEPGALNAYVNGLPQRMINGSGDTAQDALDAGLIDQLLSRGRANEWLVKMVGVADDEGHYEAVEFEYYLSRKGPVSDAGIPEGRVAVLTAQGNIMPGEQPSGTIGGDSLASLISHTVEQGNVDAIVLRVNSGGGSMFASEIIRERVLEARASGIPVVVSMGAVAASGGYYIAADADEIWATPTTITGSIGVVAAFPTLEGSLKKLGIHTDGVATSDIAGYLRLDRTPSDEIKAAVDAGVGYAYDSFLAVVAEGRGMSLDEVQEVAQGRVWSADAALENGLVDHLGGLHDAIASAAAMAELEAYELEFVQPQLSPKELFWQQLSERVALPAVLGGSEIVSVLRSVSQPVVQAVTEIQSLQDPRNMFYKCLGCSVVE; encoded by the coding sequence ATGAGTAAACCCTCGCTGATTCGGCGTTTCTTTGGCGGGATCTGGAAGGCCATTACCTGGGTACGTCTGGGGCTTGCCAATCTTTTGTTTCTGGCGATGTTGGCCATCATTTACTTTGTTTACTTTGGTGGCGGCCCCGAGCCTTTGCCGGAAAAGGCAGCGCTGTTGTTGAATCCTGTGGGCAGTATTGTCGATCAGAAGCGCCCCGTGGATCCCATGGTGGCTCTGGTCGGTGAACAGGGCCCGGCCGATCGCGAAGTACTGCTACAGGATGTGATTGACGCGATTGAGGCCGCTGCTGAGGACCCTGCGATCAACGCCATGGTGATGGAACTGGGCGGTCTTGCCGGTCTGGGTATCTCCCGTACGGGTGAAATCGGCAAAGCCCTGGAGGCTTTCAAGGCCACGGGCAAGCCGATTGCTGCACGAGCAGACTTCTATACCCAGAATCAGTATCTGCTGGCGAGTTATGCCGACGAGATCATCGCCCACCCGCTCGGCGGGGTCGCGATAGAAGGCTTCAGCAGTTACCACAATTACTATCTCGAAGCGCTGGAAAAACTGTCAGTCGATATGCACGTGTTCCGGCGCGGCAAGCACAAGTCTGCCGTAGAGCCGTTTATGCGCAACGATATGTCGCCCATTGAGAAAGAAGCTACGCAGGTCTGGTTGGATGACATCTGGGGCCATTACACCGCCCAGGTAGAGGCGCGACGTGAACTGGAACCGGGTGCCCTGAACGCCTACGTCAATGGCTTGCCGCAGCGCATGATTAACGGCTCAGGGGATACCGCGCAGGATGCGCTCGATGCGGGCCTGATCGATCAGTTACTGTCGCGTGGCCGGGCCAACGAATGGTTGGTTAAAATGGTTGGCGTGGCGGATGATGAGGGCCATTACGAGGCCGTTGAGTTCGAGTACTACCTCTCCCGCAAGGGACCGGTTAGTGATGCGGGCATCCCGGAAGGGCGGGTTGCGGTGCTAACCGCCCAGGGCAATATCATGCCGGGGGAGCAGCCGTCCGGCACCATCGGGGGTGATAGCCTCGCCTCGCTCATCAGTCATACTGTCGAGCAGGGCAATGTGGATGCGATTGTGCTGCGCGTCAATTCCGGCGGCGGAAGCATGTTTGCCTCTGAAATTATTCGGGAACGCGTTCTCGAAGCGCGGGCCAGTGGCATTCCAGTGGTAGTTTCGATGGGTGCAGTAGCAGCGTCCGGCGGCTACTACATTGCCGCAGATGCGGATGAAATATGGGCAACGCCCACAACCATCACCGGCAGCATTGGTGTTGTTGCCGCGTTCCCCACGCTGGAGGGATCCCTCAAGAAACTGGGCATTCACACCGATGGTGTTGCGACATCCGATATTGCAGGCTATTTGCGCCTTGACCGCACGCCCAGCGATGAGATCAAGGCAGCGGTGGATGCAGGCGTTGGCTACGCCTATGACAGCTTCCTGGCGGTCGTTGCTGAAGGGCGTGGCATGAGCCTTGACGAGGTCCAGGAGGTAGCCCAGGGGCGTGTGTGGAGCGCGGATGCGGCACTGGAGAACGGGCTGGTTGACCATCTCGGTGGCCTCCACGATGCCATTGCATCAGCGGCGGCGATGGCCGAGCTGGAGGCGTATGAACTTGAGTTTGTACAGCCACAGCTGTCACCCAAGGAGCTGTTCTGGCAGCAGTTGAGCGAGCGCGTGGCGCTGCCGGCAGTGTTGGGTGGTAGCGAGATCGTTTCGGTGTTGCGCAGTGTGTCCCAGCCAGTGGTTCAGGCCGTGACTGAAATCCAGTCACTGCAGGACCCGCGCAATATGTTTTATAAGTGCCTGGGCTGTTCAGTGGTGGAGTAA
- the wrbA gene encoding NAD(P)H:quinone oxidoreductase, with protein sequence MADPYVLVLYYSRHGATTEMAKQVARGVESVSGVSARLRTVPAISATTEQTEDDIPESGPLYCDADDLRDCAGLVLGSPTRFGNMAAPLKYFIDQTSSLWLSGAMIDKPAAVFTSTSSMHGGQESTLLSMMLPLLHHGMVLAGLPYSERGLMSATSGGTPYGASHWAGPQNDRALDDNEAALCRALGARVARLAGGESL encoded by the coding sequence ATGGCGGACCCGTACGTACTGGTGCTCTACTACTCGCGTCACGGCGCCACCACCGAGATGGCGAAACAGGTGGCGCGGGGTGTCGAATCGGTGTCGGGCGTTAGCGCCCGGCTGCGCACAGTCCCGGCGATCTCCGCGACCACCGAACAGACCGAGGATGATATCCCCGAGTCGGGCCCGCTCTACTGCGACGCCGACGATCTGCGCGACTGCGCCGGCCTGGTGCTGGGAAGCCCCACGCGCTTCGGCAATATGGCCGCGCCCCTCAAGTACTTCATCGACCAGACCTCCAGCCTGTGGCTCTCCGGGGCGATGATCGATAAGCCGGCGGCTGTATTTACCTCGACTTCCAGTATGCATGGCGGTCAGGAATCCACCTTGTTGAGCATGATGTTGCCGTTGTTGCACCACGGCATGGTGCTGGCCGGGCTGCCGTACAGCGAGCGCGGCCTGATGAGCGCCACCTCGGGCGGCACACCCTACGGTGCATCCCATTGGGCGGGTCCCCAAAATGACCGCGCTCTGGACGACAATGAAGCTGCCCTGTGCCGTGCCCTGGGGGCACGCGTTGCGCGGCTGGCTGGAGGAGAAAGCCTATGA
- a CDS encoding DUF2069 domain-containing protein — translation MSSVAERTRVIVWLSYFVLITAQVLELWMGAAPWIVWVAFLVPLVVFIPGMWRDNLRSYIWLCFVLLLYFMRLVVALFADPSSPVAIAGMVAVVILFISAMMYVRWRARELKEAAATAAGHGE, via the coding sequence ATGAGTTCCGTTGCCGAGCGCACCCGGGTAATCGTCTGGCTCAGTTATTTCGTACTCATAACTGCACAGGTACTGGAACTGTGGATGGGTGCCGCACCCTGGATCGTCTGGGTGGCTTTCCTGGTGCCATTGGTGGTTTTTATTCCGGGCATGTGGCGGGACAACCTGCGCAGTTATATTTGGTTGTGTTTTGTGCTGCTGCTGTACTTTATGCGCCTGGTGGTCGCGCTGTTTGCCGACCCGAGCAGCCCGGTGGCGATTGCGGGTATGGTCGCTGTCGTCATTCTGTTTATCTCAGCGATGATGTATGTGCGCTGGCGCGCCCGGGAACTGAAAGAAGCTGCAGCCACAGCTGCAGGTCACGGGGAGTAA
- a CDS encoding efflux RND transporter permease subunit, whose protein sequence is MSTQDQSRSGIIAWFARNPVAANLLMLIIITVGLGSAFSIQRAIFPAFDFQVIFINIPYPGAAPEEVEQGLIMKVEEAINDLDGIKRIESDSLESFGRVIIEPQDGVPIARLYNDVQNRIDGISTFPADAEEPILIQPDLLFAAVTIQISGALDERSMKALADEVRRELLTFPEVSSATVVGARDYEISVEISEPLLREYHLTLAEVANTISVSSLDLPSGSVQTRNGDIMLRTLGQAYVQQDFENIVLKTWPDGTRLMLGDIATVRDGFVDGSGYASFNGEYSLGINVFSMGKQDIVETARIAKDYVAQKQASLPDGVKLDIWADTTYYLEERLGMMVKNLAVGALLVFITLALFLEIKLAFWVMIGIPVCFLGAMAIINTPYIDSSLNMISLFGFILVLGIVVDDAIIMGESAYSETEAHGHSVNNVINGVYRVATPATFGVLTTIVAFTPTLFVQGVFAPMPAAMGWVVILCLVFSLIESKWILPAHLAHSRPTKNPILLSIDNVQEKVNARLRHFIDNRYRPTVERCVANRYVTLASFLAVFILCAGLVLGGVVRTVISPHTPGEFVQVELSMRDGTPEERTVEAVQTIVATLHEVDREYRRKNNTDAGLVAHVGAFAYDDTEGRIDIELTKQDTRKLSNEEVISRVRDKLGIIHGADVLGFQSSDGPNFGPEVSFDLMHPDFNALRKASEELVEHLRKYDGLSDIRNGAADTREEFHIDLLPEGEALGLTRYELGSQVRHAFYGAEAQRIQRGIDEIKVMVRYPIADRETVASLDNMYIRTPSGDEVPFDTVAQINTREGLQKITRINFRRAAEVTAEADTTIVEPAKVMSEVISDVLPELAQKYPGLTWDKSGLADEETKMVTSMLIGFALSMFGIYALLAIPTKSYLQPLIIMGVIPFGMIGAVVGHWIFGHAISMMSLMGIIALSGVVVNDSLILVDYVNKAVAQGRDKYQAIIEAGCRRFRAIMLTSMTTFLGLFPMLLERSAQAQFMVPMAISLAVGIVFATVITLLLVPSLYMILDDLGRLFSDADESPAAAETA, encoded by the coding sequence ATGAGCACACAGGATCAGTCACGCTCAGGCATTATCGCCTGGTTCGCGCGCAACCCGGTTGCCGCCAACCTGTTAATGCTCATCATCATCACCGTCGGCCTCGGCAGCGCGTTCAGTATCCAGCGCGCCATTTTCCCAGCCTTCGACTTCCAGGTGATATTCATCAATATCCCCTATCCGGGGGCAGCGCCCGAGGAAGTTGAACAGGGCCTGATCATGAAGGTCGAGGAAGCCATTAACGACCTCGACGGCATTAAACGTATTGAATCCGACTCCCTGGAATCCTTCGGTCGGGTGATTATTGAACCCCAGGACGGCGTTCCCATAGCCCGACTCTATAACGACGTCCAGAATCGCATCGACGGTATCAGTACCTTCCCGGCCGATGCTGAAGAGCCGATTCTCATCCAGCCAGATCTGCTGTTCGCCGCTGTCACCATCCAGATCTCAGGCGCTCTTGATGAGCGCAGCATGAAAGCCCTCGCGGATGAAGTACGTCGCGAACTGCTGACCTTCCCAGAAGTCTCTTCAGCAACAGTGGTCGGTGCCCGCGATTACGAGATCTCCGTGGAGATTTCCGAGCCGCTGCTACGCGAGTACCACCTCACCCTGGCCGAAGTGGCAAACACCATCTCGGTCTCGTCGCTCGACCTGCCCTCAGGCTCGGTACAAACCCGCAATGGCGATATCATGCTGCGCACCCTGGGCCAGGCCTACGTACAGCAGGACTTTGAGAACATCGTCCTGAAAACCTGGCCAGACGGCACACGCCTTATGCTCGGGGATATAGCGACGGTGCGCGACGGGTTTGTCGACGGCTCCGGCTATGCCTCTTTCAACGGGGAATACTCGCTCGGCATCAACGTGTTCTCCATGGGCAAGCAGGACATCGTCGAAACCGCCAGAATCGCCAAGGATTACGTCGCCCAGAAACAGGCTTCTCTGCCCGATGGCGTAAAGCTCGATATCTGGGCCGACACGACTTATTACCTCGAAGAACGTCTGGGCATGATGGTGAAAAACCTCGCCGTGGGCGCTCTACTGGTATTCATCACCCTGGCCCTGTTCCTGGAGATTAAACTGGCCTTCTGGGTCATGATAGGTATTCCCGTTTGCTTCCTGGGCGCCATGGCCATCATCAATACGCCCTATATCGATTCCAGCCTAAACATGATCAGCCTGTTCGGCTTTATCCTGGTGCTGGGTATCGTGGTCGACGATGCGATCATCATGGGTGAAAGTGCCTATTCGGAAACCGAGGCCCACGGGCACAGCGTCAATAATGTGATTAATGGCGTTTACCGTGTAGCCACTCCCGCTACATTCGGGGTACTGACGACGATCGTCGCCTTCACACCAACGTTGTTCGTACAAGGTGTGTTCGCACCCATGCCCGCAGCGATGGGCTGGGTAGTGATTCTTTGCCTGGTGTTCTCGCTGATCGAATCCAAGTGGATTCTTCCGGCCCACCTGGCCCACAGCCGACCGACGAAGAACCCGATTCTGCTCTCTATCGACAACGTCCAGGAAAAAGTAAACGCGCGGCTGCGCCACTTTATCGACAATCGCTACCGCCCCACGGTAGAGCGGTGTGTGGCCAATCGCTATGTCACCCTGGCGAGCTTCCTTGCCGTCTTCATCCTGTGCGCGGGCCTGGTGCTAGGCGGGGTCGTCAGAACCGTGATATCGCCCCACACACCGGGTGAATTTGTGCAGGTCGAGCTAAGCATGCGCGACGGCACGCCGGAAGAGCGCACCGTCGAAGCGGTACAGACCATTGTGGCAACGCTGCACGAAGTTGACCGGGAATACCGCCGCAAGAACAACACCGATGCAGGCCTCGTTGCGCATGTGGGCGCCTTCGCCTATGACGACACTGAAGGGCGTATCGACATCGAGTTGACCAAGCAGGACACGCGCAAGCTGTCCAACGAAGAAGTGATCAGCAGGGTTCGTGACAAGTTGGGCATTATCCATGGCGCCGACGTACTGGGCTTCCAGTCATCTGACGGCCCTAACTTTGGTCCCGAAGTTTCCTTCGACCTGATGCACCCGGACTTCAATGCGCTGCGCAAGGCATCCGAAGAACTGGTTGAACACCTGCGCAAGTACGATGGACTCAGTGACATTCGCAACGGCGCTGCCGACACACGTGAAGAGTTCCATATCGATCTGCTACCCGAGGGCGAAGCGTTGGGCCTGACCCGCTACGAACTCGGCAGCCAGGTCCGACATGCGTTTTACGGGGCCGAGGCACAGCGCATCCAGCGGGGCATTGATGAAATCAAGGTAATGGTTCGCTACCCGATCGCCGACCGTGAGACCGTCGCCAGCCTGGACAACATGTATATCCGCACGCCCTCGGGTGACGAGGTGCCGTTCGATACAGTAGCCCAGATCAACACCCGCGAAGGTCTGCAGAAAATCACTCGCATCAACTTCCGTCGCGCCGCCGAGGTTACCGCCGAGGCCGACACCACGATTGTTGAGCCCGCCAAGGTCATGAGCGAGGTGATCTCGGATGTTCTGCCTGAGTTAGCGCAGAAATATCCCGGCCTCACCTGGGATAAATCAGGCCTTGCGGACGAAGAGACCAAGATGGTAACGAGCATGCTCATCGGCTTTGCGCTGTCCATGTTCGGCATATACGCACTACTGGCTATCCCGACCAAGTCCTATCTACAGCCGCTCATCATCATGGGTGTGATCCCCTTTGGCATGATTGGCGCCGTGGTCGGCCACTGGATATTCGGCCACGCCATCAGCATGATGTCGCTAATGGGCATTATCGCGCTGTCGGGCGTGGTGGTGAATGACAGCCTGATTCTGGTCGACTATGTGAACAAGGCCGTCGCCCAGGGCCGCGACAAATACCAGGCAATCATCGAGGCCGGCTGCCGCCGGTTCCGCGCGATCATGCTCACCTCGATGACCACATTCCTGGGTCTGTTCCCGATGCTGCTGGAGCGCAGCGCCCAGGCGCAGTTTATGGTACCAATGGCGATTTCACTGGCCGTAGGTATTGTCTTCGCAACAGTCATCACGCTGCTGCTGGTACCGAGCCTGTATATGATTCTTGACGACCTGGGCAGGCTGTTCAGCGATGCCGACGAGTCGCCGGCAGCAGCTGAAACTGCTTAG